A genomic window from Gymnodinialimonas ceratoperidinii includes:
- a CDS encoding outer membrane lipid asymmetry maintenance protein MlaD: MAETDYSLAEIATGGAVLAAAVGFFLYASGTGVASSAGSYELQAAFRSAEGISVGTEVRLGGVRIGTVTGMTLNPQSFLAETTFTVDEDIVLPDDSAIAISSESLLGGSFVEIIPGGSPFNLEPGGEVLDTQSSVSLITLLLRFVGGDG; encoded by the coding sequence ATGGCCGAGACTGACTATTCCCTTGCAGAAATTGCGACCGGCGGCGCCGTTTTGGCGGCTGCCGTGGGCTTTTTCCTCTATGCGTCGGGGACGGGGGTCGCTTCCAGCGCTGGCAGCTACGAGTTGCAGGCCGCCTTCCGCTCGGCCGAGGGCATCTCGGTCGGCACCGAGGTTCGCCTCGGCGGGGTCCGCATCGGGACCGTGACCGGCATGACCCTGAACCCCCAGTCGTTCCTGGCCGAGACCACGTTCACCGTCGATGAGGACATCGTGCTGCCCGACGACAGTGCCATCGCGATTTCCTCCGAGAGCCTTCTGGGTGGCTCCTTCGTGGAGATCATTCCCGGCGGTTCTCCCTTCAACCTTGAACCGGGGGGCGAGGTGCTCGACACGCAATCCTCGGTCAGCCTGATCACCCTGCTTCTGCGCTTTGTCGGCGGCGATGGATAA
- a CDS encoding NADH:ubiquinone oxidoreductase subunit NDUFA12, which yields MASIFNRLFTWWNGQTIGTQLFTARRGVKVGEDTQGNVFYRNGDDSKRWVIFDGLVEASRIDPEWHGWLHHTWDEPPTDRPVVHKAWEAPHLPNLTGTPLAYAPAGSIRREQPASRSDYEAWTPE from the coding sequence ATGGCCAGCATCTTTAATCGCCTGTTCACCTGGTGGAACGGCCAGACGATCGGAACGCAATTGTTCACCGCCCGTCGGGGCGTGAAAGTGGGCGAGGACACCCAGGGCAACGTCTTCTATCGCAACGGCGATGACAGCAAACGGTGGGTGATCTTCGACGGTCTGGTCGAAGCCTCGCGCATCGATCCCGAATGGCACGGCTGGCTGCACCACACCTGGGATGAGCCGCCGACCGATCGCCCCGTGGTCCACAAGGCTTGGGAGGCGCCGCATCTGCCGAACCTCACCGGGACACCGCTGGCCTATGCGCCCGCGGGCTCGATCCGCCGTGAGCAGCCCGCGTCCCGCAGCGATTACGAGGCCTGGACGCCCGAGTAA
- the aat gene encoding leucyl/phenylalanyl-tRNA--protein transferase, whose translation MAHDMTSHSQPRLTPDLMVRAYAAGIFPMSEGAEVSDVFWVDPQERGVFPLDGFHISRSLRRQINRGGYRVHVDRDFAGVVEGCAARDQTWINGELFGCYLALNAQGLAHSVEIWDQEGLAGAVFGLTLGAAFFGESMFSARTGGSKLALVHLIHRLRFGDFTLFDTQFVTDHLISLGAVEISRAAYRKQLAEALENEADFLALPEDAPLDSLS comes from the coding sequence ATGGCCCACGATATGACGTCCCACTCACAGCCTCGGCTGACGCCAGATCTCATGGTGCGCGCCTATGCGGCGGGGATTTTCCCGATGTCCGAAGGGGCCGAAGTCTCGGACGTCTTCTGGGTCGACCCGCAGGAGCGCGGCGTTTTTCCGCTCGATGGTTTCCATATCTCCCGCTCGCTGAGGCGGCAGATCAATCGCGGCGGTTACCGCGTCCACGTTGACCGTGATTTCGCGGGCGTGGTGGAGGGCTGTGCGGCCCGCGATCAGACCTGGATCAATGGCGAGCTGTTCGGTTGCTACCTCGCGCTCAATGCACAAGGCCTCGCCCATTCGGTCGAGATCTGGGATCAGGAAGGGCTCGCTGGCGCGGTCTTTGGCCTCACGCTCGGCGCGGCGTTCTTCGGCGAAAGCATGTTCTCCGCACGCACCGGCGGCTCGAAACTCGCGCTCGTGCATCTGATCCACCGTCTGCGGTTCGGCGACTTCACTCTTTTCGATACGCAATTCGTGACGGACCACTTGATCAGCCTCGGCGCGGTCGAAATCTCGCGCGCGGCCTATCGCAAACAATTGGCCGAAGCTCTTGAGAACGAAGCTGATTTTCTGGCGCTTCCCGAAGACGCGCCGCTGGACAGCCTGTCCTAG
- the accC gene encoding acetyl-CoA carboxylase biotin carboxylase subunit produces the protein MFRKILIANRGEIALRVIRAAREMGVETVAVHSTADADAMHVRMADESVCIGPPPGTDSYLSMSAVLSACEISGAEAIHPGYGFLSENAAFVQAVEDHGIKFIGPSAAHISMMGDKITAKETAKRLGIPCVPGSDGGVPNVEAARQIGEDFGYPVIVKATAGGGGRGMKLAKSAAEIDTAFQSARQEAKAAFGNDEVYIEKYLGTPRHIEVQVFGDGKGNAVHLGERDCSLQRRHQKVFEEAPGPSITPEMRDEIGMICANAVAELGYEGAGTIEFLYENGEFYFIEMNTRLQVEHPVTEAIMGVDLVREQIRVAAGEPMSFRQEDLNVQGHAIEVRINAEKLPNFAPCPGTITQYHAPGGLGVRMDSALYDGYRIPPYYDSLIAKLIVHGRDRPEALARLNRALGELIVDGIDTTVPLFHELLQAEAVQTGDYTIHWLEKWLEENLQG, from the coding sequence ATGTTCCGCAAGATCCTGATCGCCAACCGGGGTGAGATCGCCCTGCGCGTCATCCGCGCGGCCCGTGAAATGGGTGTTGAAACCGTCGCGGTGCATTCCACCGCGGACGCCGACGCGATGCATGTGCGCATGGCGGATGAAAGCGTGTGCATCGGCCCGCCGCCGGGTACCGACAGCTACCTCTCGATGTCCGCGGTCCTGTCGGCCTGCGAGATCTCGGGCGCCGAGGCGATCCACCCCGGCTATGGCTTCCTGTCCGAGAACGCCGCCTTCGTGCAGGCGGTCGAGGATCACGGCATCAAGTTCATCGGCCCGTCCGCGGCGCATATCTCCATGATGGGTGACAAGATCACTGCCAAGGAAACCGCCAAGCGCCTGGGCATCCCCTGCGTGCCCGGCTCGGACGGCGGCGTGCCGAACGTCGAAGCCGCGCGCCAGATTGGCGAGGATTTCGGCTACCCGGTCATCGTCAAGGCCACCGCCGGCGGCGGCGGGCGCGGCATGAAGCTGGCGAAATCCGCGGCCGAGATCGACACCGCTTTTCAGTCGGCGCGGCAGGAGGCCAAGGCGGCTTTCGGCAACGACGAAGTCTATATCGAGAAGTATCTCGGCACGCCCCGCCACATCGAGGTGCAGGTCTTTGGCGACGGCAAGGGCAACGCGGTCCACCTGGGCGAGCGCGATTGCTCGCTCCAGCGGCGCCACCAGAAGGTGTTCGAGGAAGCCCCCGGCCCCTCCATCACGCCCGAGATGCGCGACGAGATCGGCATGATCTGTGCCAACGCCGTGGCTGAACTCGGCTATGAGGGCGCAGGCACAATCGAGTTCCTCTACGAGAACGGCGAGTTCTACTTCATCGAGATGAATACCCGCCTGCAGGTGGAGCATCCGGTGACCGAGGCGATCATGGGCGTGGACCTCGTGCGCGAGCAGATCCGCGTCGCCGCCGGGGAGCCGATGTCCTTCCGCCAGGAGGACCTGAACGTGCAGGGCCACGCGATCGAGGTGCGGATCAACGCCGAGAAATTGCCGAACTTCGCCCCCTGCCCCGGCACGATCACCCAGTATCACGCGCCCGGCGGGCTCGGCGTGCGGATGGATAGCGCGCTCTACGATGGCTACCGCATCCCGCCCTACTACGATTCGCTGATCGCCAAGCTGATCGTGCACGGCCGTGACCGTCCCGAGGCACTGGCGCGTCTGAACCGCGCGCTTGGAGAGCTTATCGTGGACGGCATCGACACCACGGTGCCCCTGTTCCACGAGTTGCTGCAGGCCGAGGCCGTGCAGACCGGGGATTACACGATCCACTGGCTTGAAAAGTGGCTGGAAGAGAACCTTCAGGGCTGA
- the accB gene encoding acetyl-CoA carboxylase biotin carboxyl carrier protein: protein MAEKTHDNDVAFIKALADVLRENELTELHVKREYGENDWLNVRVAKQAAPAAPMMVQAPAAAPAPAAAAPAPAPAAAPSAAPAPASDDPSQAPGAVTSPMVGTVYLQAEPGSPPFVSVGDKVSEGQTLLIIEAMKTMNQIPAPHAGTVKRIVVGDGSPVEFGAPLMIIE from the coding sequence ATGGCAGAAAAAACGCACGATAACGACGTCGCCTTCATCAAGGCGCTCGCAGATGTATTGCGAGAGAACGAGCTCACCGAGCTGCACGTCAAACGTGAATACGGCGAGAACGACTGGCTGAACGTGCGTGTCGCCAAACAGGCAGCGCCTGCCGCCCCGATGATGGTGCAAGCGCCCGCAGCAGCCCCCGCGCCCGCCGCAGCAGCGCCCGCGCCTGCCCCGGCGGCTGCGCCTTCCGCGGCTCCGGCGCCCGCCTCCGATGATCCCTCGCAAGCACCCGGCGCCGTGACCTCGCCCATGGTCGGCACCGTCTATCTGCAGGCCGAGCCCGGATCGCCCCCGTTCGTCAGCGTCGGAGACAAGGTCTCCGAGGGTCAGACGCTGCTGATCATCGAAGCGATGAAGACGATGAACCAGATCCCCGCCCCCCATGCGGGCACCGTGAAGCGCATCGTCGTGGGCGATGGCTCGCCCGTCGAATTCGGCGCGCCGTTGATGATCATCGAATAA
- a CDS encoding DUF2155 domain-containing protein — MKPIAFLVAATLSLTSFATAQQFDVTDGEVPFVEFGQPEGEAGEGGEDFDDFELDGGDGTGLTLSEGAEDGDIQLNLGTGSPGVFTTFPGVTGPVTSVSQPETEQGTTMSLRALDKMLGQPMDIELSIGQTVVFGRIAIRAVECRFPTADPGGDAFALIEILDLDGRDLFTGWMIASSPALNALEHARYDVWALGCSA; from the coding sequence ATGAAACCGATTGCTTTCCTAGTCGCTGCAACACTCAGCCTGACCTCCTTCGCCACCGCGCAGCAATTCGACGTGACCGATGGCGAAGTGCCCTTCGTGGAGTTCGGCCAGCCCGAGGGTGAAGCGGGCGAGGGCGGGGAAGATTTCGACGACTTCGAGTTGGACGGCGGGGATGGCACCGGCCTCACCCTGTCGGAAGGCGCTGAGGACGGGGATATCCAGTTGAACCTCGGCACCGGGTCTCCCGGTGTGTTCACGACATTTCCCGGTGTAACCGGTCCGGTCACCTCGGTCAGCCAACCCGAGACCGAGCAGGGCACGACGATGTCGCTGCGCGCGCTCGACAAGATGTTGGGTCAGCCGATGGATATCGAGCTCTCGATCGGCCAGACCGTCGTCTTCGGGCGCATCGCGATCCGTGCCGTGGAATGCCGCTTTCCCACCGCCGATCCGGGCGGTGACGCCTTTGCTCTGATCGAGATCCTCGACCTCGATGGGCGGGACCTGTTCACCGGTTGGATGATCGCCTCCAGCCCGGCGCTGAACGCGCTGGAACATGCCCGCTATGATGTCTGGGCGCTTGGCTGCTCGGCCTAG